In Candidatus Thorarchaeota archaeon, the DNA window GGTGAGAGGAGGCCTGAGCGCCTTTCAGCGCTGGTGTATCACCATGGGGATCCAGCACATCCGGGCAAGGAGATGCCATCCGCAGACCCTGGGGAAGGTGGAGCGGGTCCACCGGACGATCGACGAGGAGCGGGAGCGGCTCGGGCTGTGCCTGGAGGAGTACCTGGAGTACTACAACAAGGAGCGGCCGCACACCTCCCTGCTGAACCGGGTGCCGGGGGAACTGTACTGGAGTGTGAGGAGGATCCAGAGATGAGAGAGGCGAAGATAAAAAAGGAGGTGTCCCAAAAGTGGTGGTACAAAGTCCTACATCTTCTGTGATTCTACAATCCTCGCTCTTTTTGGAAGAAATCTTATTAACCATTCAATTGCAATCGTGACCATTGTTGGATTATGGAAGGTTTGTGAGTAATGGATACTAGGCCATTATCCCTTAGGAAGTTGAGAGTAATTTCAATTGCTGTCATATTTCTAGTTGTGGTCGGGACTATTGGTTCTTCGTGTGATATGCTTGCCAGATTTTCGAGTATTTCTGCCAATCATGACGTCCTTGTGATTGGGGATACAAATACTGCGGAAACAAGGGCAACATCCAAGTTCATAACCGAAGAGCTTCGAAACTTAGGATGGAACAAAAAAACCAGTATGACTAGGATAAAGTACGACTGGACTAACAATGTAGTTGGTAGAACTACTTCGGTATCAGCATACTGCAATATTGCTGTTTCTTCAAGAAATCCGAGGATCCAGACGGTTTTCATTCGAACCAAAGATGATTTAATGAATGCATTGAAGAGGCATCACGCGACAGTAGTTGTAATTGTAGGACACGGTTCTAAAGCAGGGTTGGCTGTAGGACGATCAAGTTGTAGATGGAACGAACTTGCTAACACACTATTGACTACAAATAACGCAAGAATACCAATAGTCGTTGCATGCTATAGTGCTGAAATTAGCAAGTACTTGAGTAATGCAATCGGGTTCGACGGAATCATTGATGCACGACTTTCTGCAATTGCAGTTAGTGGGCTAATTCTCTCACTATATGGAGCAAATTCTGAATGCATCGTGACAATCAAGTCTCTTTTTGATGCACGCATAACCAATCTTCTTAGTAATCCAGAAGGATTTGACCCACTTATTGACTGGCGAAGCATTGGCAATACTGTAAATACAATAATCAAGTACACTCCAGCGCCATCTACTTCATGGGGAGCTCAAGCAGTTGTAATAAAGCTTGGAATTCTTATGCTGTCATCACTATTGTTGATTGCTTTTGAGCAACTATCCGCAACTCCT includes these proteins:
- a CDS encoding integrase core domain-containing protein, producing the protein MGIQHIRARRCHPQTLGKVERVHRTIDEERERLGLCLEEYLEYYNKERPHTSLLNRVPGELYWSVRRIQR